The Bos indicus x Bos taurus breed Angus x Brahman F1 hybrid chromosome 9, Bos_hybrid_MaternalHap_v2.0, whole genome shotgun sequence genomic sequence caggaTCCCCTCCCAGGGGTCTCCATGGCCTCAACCATCTCCACCAACCCAGCGCATGCCCACTTTGAGAGCTTCTTGCAGGCCCAGCTGTGCCAGGATGTGTTGAGCAGCTTTCAAGGGCTATGCGGGGCCCTgggggtggagcctggtggggggcTCTCCCAGTACCACAAGGTCAAGGCCCAGCTCAACTACTGGAATGCCAAGTCGCTGTGGGCCAAGCTGGACAAGAGAGCGAGCCAGCCGGTCTACCAGCAGGGCCGGGCCTGCACCGGCACTAAGGTGTGTCTCAGTGCCTGGGGTGGGGCTTGGAGAGTGGGCGGAGTCAGAGGAGccccctctccccccgccccccgccatgCCTGTGCTGCCTTATGTGTTCGCAGTGCCTGGTGGTGGGTGCGGGACCTTGCGGTCTGCGGGCTGCTGTGGAGCTGGCGATGCTGGGGGCCCGAGTGGTGCTGGTGGAAAAGCGCACCAAGTTCTCTCGCCACAACGTGCTCCACCTCTGGCCCTTCACCATCCACGACCTTCGGGCACTCGGCGCCAAGAAGTTCTATGGGCGCTTCTGCACAGGCTCCCTGGACCACATCAGTGAGCACCGTGTGGTGGCCTGGAGGGGCGGATGAGCCTGGGCCTAGAGACAGGCCAgtagggtgggggttgggggctgcTGGGCCAGCCCAGGGCAGGGTGGTCAAGATTCACTGCAGTCAGATGGCTTTCAGGACTCAGGTCCCTCACCTGTAAAACAGGCACTTGGACTGAGTGAGCTCTAAGACTTTCTCCAGCCCAGACCAGGTACACACTGGTATTTGGGGAGGCTGTAGGATCCTGGGGTCCCTGTCGCTAATGTCCTCTCCCTTCCAGGCATCCGGCAACTGCAGCTCCTCTTGTTGAAAGTGGCATTACTGCTGGGGGTGGAAATCCACTGGGGCATCACTTTCACTGGCCTGCAGCCTCCTCCCAAAAAGGGTAGGTATTTTTCTGCTCTTGAGAACCCCCATGTACCAAGGATACCCTGGCCTTGCAAAAGAAAAAGGGTGGGGTTGGGAGTCAGCTGAGTCTCCCTTTCTCACAGCCTGGCCTTTTTCAAACCCTGCTGAGCCTCATTTTGGACTTTTGTAAAATGtgaagtatttctttctttacctCCTTTCCATGGCTGTTGTGAAGGTGTCATTTGATAGACTGTGTCACTGCTTTGTAAACCACAAAAccctttaaatgtttatttatttcattggaTTGTCCTGGGAATATAGACACCCCTTCAGTTTTCTATATCTTTGTGCCACTCACATCTTCTGCTCCAGGGAGTGGTTGGCGTGCCCAGCTCcagcccagccccccagcccaACTGGCCAAGTATGAATTTGATGTCCTCATCTCTGCGGCTGGAGGTAAATTCGTCCCTGAAGGTGAGTGATCCCTTCCCTTGAAGAAGCCAGCATCTTGAGCTCCTCCTGGGCCTTTCTAGGCTGTTACGCCCCTCATCCCCCGGCCACTCCCCACCTGTCCCCACCTCTAGGCTTCACAGTGCGAGAAATGCGCGGCAAACTGGCAATTGGCATCACGGCTAACTTTGTGAACGGGCGCACCGTGGAAGAGACACAGGTGCCCGAGATCAGTGGTGTGGCCAGGATCTACAACCAGAGCTTcttccagagcctgctcaaagCTACAGGTCAGGGCCCTTCCTCACAGGGTTTCCCTTCCGAGTGCCTGACTGTGGCCTAGCTCCCGACTCTCCCTCTTAGACCTGTCCACAGTCCAAAGAATCCCACACTTGTCCATCTTTGTGGTCCTGGCAGCAAAGAACCTGAGCCCTCAGGGAGTCAGCAGGCACAACCGCACTTGGCCATCCAGCATGACAAGTCTTAGAAATCTCTTGCCAAATGCATGGGCTTTTGCTTTGTGCTTCTGTACATAGGCTTTAATATAAAAGTGACATAAATTCAAAGTGTAAGTGGTACTTCCAGAAGGTGTTCTAGGTTTTCTTTGGCTTCATACTACCACGCCCTTTGGAGTGTACGCATCTCATTTGGAGAAGCCAGGCTGTCCTCTGTAAGCCTGTGACCGTGTGGTTCATGTCTCCCTGCTGCCACTCCACCCTGGTTTCTCTCTTTGCTCCTCCATCTGCTGGGCCTGAGATAGATGGTCCATGGTGCCACCAGAACTCATGGGTCCCTGTGTAGGAAGGACCCACTGCAGGCTAAGCTGTGATCCCAGCTCAGAGGTCAGGCATGTCTGGTGTATTTGGAGAAGTGACACATAACTAGAGGAGACACATCCCCTGCACCCTACCCTGACCCCACAGGCATCGATCTGGAGAATATCGTGTACTACAAAGATGACACCCACTACTTTGTGATGACAGCCAAGAAGCAGTGCCTGCTACGGCTGGGAGTGCTGCATAAGGTGGGGCCCAGGCCCAGGCATGGGGGGACTGAATGGTGGACCCTGGGAGGTAGGGTCCAGGCCTGGACATGGTCTCCCCCTGGGTGTGGAGGGAGTCCATCCTGTCTGCAGTGGCACTTTCTCCACCTCAGTAAGTTCTTCTCCTCTGAGACTTACATGGCCACTTGAATCCTATTCTGGGCTCAACACCATATACCAGTCACAGCACTGCACTCCATGAGGACTAAGCTCCACAAGGGGTTTTGTCTGTCTCTTCCTTGCTGATGATTCCCAGAGCTTAGAATGGTGCCTGCTATGTAGTAAGCACCCTGAAGGTATCTGCTGAATGAACTAGTTGAACACATGTAATGATGCTGGGCCTGGGAGGCAGGATGTTCACGTCTAGTCCCAGCTCAGCCTCCAACTGCTGTTTAATCTGGGGAAGCCCATTCCTGGGGCCTCAGGGATGTGTACCTGAGGGGATGGGACACTGATGGTTCTGATCTGTCGGCCACACAGGACTGGCCCGATACTGAACGGCTGCTGGGCAGCGCCAATGTGGTGCCCGAGGCTTTGCAGCGCTTTGCTCGGGCAGCTGCCGACTTCGCCACCCACGGCAAACTTGGGAAGCTGGAGTTTGCCCGGGACGCCCACGGGCGGCCGGACGTCTCTGCCTTTGACTTCACAAGTATGATGCGGGCAGAGAGCTCTGCTCGGGTGCAGGAGAGGCACGGCACCCGCCTGCTGCTGGGGCTGGTCGGGGACTGCCTGGTGGAGGTAAGGGCTCAGTGTTCCCTGCTTGGGGAGTGGCTCTCTGGGTTCTGTGTAAGGAGGCACGGGGATTCCCTGGTTGGGGGAAGAAGCAGCCTCATGGgaagtggggggggggagggtaaTAAAATGTTTACTGTTGTAAAGAGGAGCTGAGGGTGGCCTGGTGGTGTCAGGGGGCCTCCAGCTCTGCCCCTGGGGGCATGTGGGCTCGGGCAACCCTGTTGGGGGTTGGGTCCTCCGTTGGGCCCTCACTGAGCTGTTTCTTGTCCTTCTGGCCCTGCAGCCCTTCTGGCCCCTGGGCACTGGAGTGGCCCGGGGCTTCCTGGCAGCCTTTGATGCCGCCTGGATGGTGAAGCGGTGGGCAGAGGGCGCTGGGCCCCTAGAGGTGTTGGCAGAGAGGTGAGGCCtgagttggggggtggggcagggcagggctggatGTGGGACAAGACACGGGAATAGGTTCGGAGATGCTGGGGGAGTAGATAGGGGAGTGGATAAAGGAGAATAAGGCAAAAGCCCGGTGGTGGTTGAGGGGTGAGCGCTAATGGTGGCCTCCTGCTTGTGCCCGTCCCTCACCCTCATCCCCTAGAGAGAGCTTGTACCAGCTCCTGTCACAGACGTCCCCGGAGAACATGCACCGCAACGTGGCACAGTACGGGCTGGACCCCGCCACCCGCTACCCCAACCTGAACCTCCGGGCTGTGACCCCCAGTCAGGTCAGCACTCCACCCCAGCACAGTCCTTGCCTCCTGGTCCCCGCAGCCACTGTCCCTCTGGGTGAGCCCCACCCAGGCAGCCCTCCCCCATGGGCTGAGCGGGTGTGTGGTCAGCCCGCCTGGAGACCTGAAAGGGGCTGCCGTAGGTACGAGACCTATACGACATGGAGGCCAAGGAGCCTGTGCAGAGGATGAGTGACGAGACAGACTCCGGAAAGGCAGCCACTGGTGAGCAGTCCTCCTCCACGGGCACGTCTAAAACCTTGACCGAACAGTGATGCGTAGGCACCGACAGCAGTTGCAGCTGCTGGCAGCAGGGAGCAGGGTGCTGGAGCCCCGCTGGGTTGGGGGGTGGAGATTGGGGGCATCCTGGAGAGCACAGGGCAGCAGGCGCTTGGCAGCAGCCGTTTGGCAGCCTGTGCGGAGTATCTCAGCACTTTAACCACCACTGAAACACTGGATGGCAGCCGTGCTGCGCTGTTCTTGGCTGTCCTGCCCCTTCCCACCTGGCAGAccccaaacctgcctctcctttcagcctctgggcttcccttgccCCTCAGTTCATAGCCTGCTGGCCTCTCTGTGGCTAGCAGTGATTTCACTTTATTcccccaaaagattttttttcaaatgagaaaatgggGATGAAGGAGGTACTGCTCACATTCTTAGGCTGGTGCTCAGTCGGGGTGGGTCCCTGCTTCTGGCTCCCATACAGACCCCACAGCCAGCAGCTGGGCTCTCTCTGCGGGCTGGGGTGCCCTGGGTACAAGTGCAACCTCCTCTTCCTAGGGGCAGTGGGCTCCCAGGAGGAGCTGCTGCGCTGGTGCCAGGAGCAGACGGCTGGATACCCAGGTGTCCATGTCACTGACCTGTCTTCCTCCTGGGCTGATGGGCTGGCTCTGTGTGCCCTGGTGCACCGGCTGCGGCCCGCCCTACTGTGAGTCAGGGATTGGGCTTGGGGGTCCCTGATAGACCCTCCCTCTCTTCCATGCCTCTCCACCGCCCCCTCCAGGCAGTGTGGAATGACAGGGGATCACCATGTAGGAGACAGGGGATCACCATGTAGGAGGTGGTACAGCCACTGCATCCCAGCACCATCACTTGCTAATAATCCTGCTCTAGTCGCTTCACCTCTGTAGAGATAGTactcctgcccctctgcccatgAGCATGCATTCAATAGGGAGAGCTTTGTGAGTGGTGGAGGCCCCCAAGGCCAGAAGCCGTTGTGATTGGCTGGGTGGTGGTGGGTGTGCAGCGGAGAATAAAAACCCTTCCTGCCCTTGCCTCCCTTTCCCGCTATCCCTCCCCTTTCTGTGGGCTCAAGTTCTGGGTCTCCCACTGACCCTTCTCCCTGCTGCCCCATAGGGAACCCTCCGAGCTCCAGGGAATGGGGGCTCTGGAAGCTACTTCTTGGGCGCTGAAGATGGCAGAGCATGAGCTGGGCATCACACCAGTGTTGTCCGCACAGGCGATGGTGGCAGGGAGTGACCCACTTGGCCTCATTGCCTACCTCAGCCACTTCCATAGTGCCTTCAAGAGCGTACCACACAACCCAGGTGAGCTGGAAGACAAGGGTGGGACgacaagggtgtgtgtgtgtgagagagggacagacagacagagcaaGCAAGAGAGCGCCCTCTAAGGGACATCCTGGGAGAGGTATCCTTTAGCCTTCTGGGCTGGCTCATAGCTCTCTTCTGGGGATATAGTATCGCCCCTGATCTCCACGACTCTCCTCACAGGCTCGGTCAGCCAAGGCTCCCCGGGCACTGCCAGCGCTGTACTATTCCTTGGCAAACTGCAGAGGACCCTGCAACGGACCCGAACTCAGGTAGAGAGTTTGGGTGGGGTTGGGCTGGGCAGTGGGGTTCTTGTGGGGGTCCCTGAGATGAAGAGGACGACATCCAGAGTTGGGGGAAAGAAGTGGGGGCTCAGAGCCCATGCTTAGAATGTAGGGCTTGTTGCAGGAAAATGGGGAGGATGCTGGTGGCAAGAAGCCTCGCCTGGAGGTAAGTGCACGCAGGGGCTGGACAGTCCCTTCCCTGAGGTGCTCTCCCACGTCCTGTCCCCCAGGTCTTGCTTGCTACCCAAGCTCCTGTACCCAACCCCCCATCCAGTCTCACCGCCTTTCCCTTCCAGTTCTTTCATCTGCACACATGACTCCCTAACTGACCCTGTCCCTCTACCTCTCGGCCTTTTCAGGTAAAGGCGGAGACCCCAAGTACTGAGGAGCCACCTGTCCCAAAGCCTGATGAACCAATGACACCACCATCCCAGCAGCAGGATGTGAGCACGGGGGCCCTGTCTGCAGGCAaagacctgggaagggcagggAGGTGTGTTTCAGGGGAAGGGCCGACCTTGGCTTTGACTCCAGCTAACCTGGGACCTGGGGATCACTGCAGGCCAGTGCTGAGGATCTGTGTGCACTTTGTGGGCAACACCTCTATATCCTGGAACGCCTCTGTGCTGATGGCCGTTTCTTCCACCGGAGCTGCTTCCGCTGTCATATCTGTGAGGCCACATTATGGCCAGGTGGCTATAGGCAGcacccaggagatggtgagttGGCCTGGGAAGCATTCAGAGGGACTCTGCATTTGGCCCTACCAGGCAGGGTCAGGAGCttgaaagtggagaggaactgggGTGCTGCGCATGAGGTAGAAAAACAAACTAAAGATTACGCTTTCTTCTCCTAAGCTCAGTCTTCTCTGTCCCCTCCAAAGCCCCAAATGTGGGGTTCTGAGAAACCAGGAGGCTGGTAGAAATTCACCAACAAATGCAGTCTTGTCACCCCCACCTTCCCTGATAGACTGAATATCTGATCCTTGGTCTGCCTACATCTGatgcctccttccctctcccaccttctCAGGATATTTATACTGCCTCCAGCACCTGCCTCAGACAGGCCACGAAGAAGATAGCAGCGATAGAGGTCCTGAGAGTCAGGTAAAAGCTGTGGAagtgtgtggtgggggggtgaggaggaggaaagggctccCCGGCCCAGCAGAGTGAATGGGGGGAAACTGAATGTCCTCCACGAGAGTGTAAACTCCATGATGGCAGAGATCTTTGTCCTGTTTTACTTACTGACATATTTTCAAGTATCCACAACACTGCCTGACACTGTTCAGTAAATGGCACAAATGGATGAATGCCAGGTACCACATCTGTCTCAAGGGGCAGCCTCAGCCCATGCTGGGCAGGTCACTCACTGACCAGAACATCTGGTGGCTTTTCTAGGACCTTCCCATGTCGAGTGAGAATAACACGCCATCAGGCCCCGCAACTCCCGTGGACCTCCATCAAGGGACCAGTCCTGTCCCAAACCCCATCCAGCCCACCCGTCGATTGATCCGCCTCTCCAGCCCAGAACGCCAGCGTTTATCCTCCCTTCATCTCACCCCTGACCCGGAAATGGAGCCGCCACCCAAGCCCCCCCGAAGCTGCTCCACTTTGGCCCACCAAGCCCTGGAAGCAAGCTTCAAGGGCTGGGGAATGCCAGTCCAGAGCCCTCAAGGTAGCTGCTGGCTCGGGGTGGGGATGGCATGGGTGGTTTTTGGATTCTTGGACAGGTATGtggggcatggggagggaggtcgtGGGGATTCCAGCCCATGTCCACGTCCTGCTCAGTTCTTGAGGCCATGGAAATGGGGGAAGAAGAGAGGTCCTCCTCCagtgaagaggaaacagaggaagaggaagatgtgCCTTTGGACTCAGACATGGAACATGTGAGTGGGAAGAACCTGGCCACCTATTCTGCCCAAGCCAGCACACATCCACTCAACACACGCCTCCCCTCACCCAGGAGAAACCCACAGCACCCAGCCTCTTCTGAGCCCAAATTACCTTCTCACGTGGTCTGACTCTTTCATGTCCCTAAGCCTCTACCTTTTCTATCAGACTTACCCCACTTCCAGTCTAGGGTCTTTCTGGTCCTTCTTAAATGGAGCTTCCCCAACCCCTATCCACTGACTCTGTCACAGTTTCTGAGGAACTTGGCTGAGAACTCAGGCACCATGAACAATTATCCAACGTGGCGTCGGACTCTGCTGCGCCGGGccaaggaggaggagatgaagcGGTTCTGCAAGGCTCAGGTGTGGCCTCAGGGTTCCGAGGTTCTGATGGGGTTAGAATCCTGAGACTGGGGATAAGAGCTCCCCTGGGACTCTGTTCTTGAGCGATCATGAGACTCCTGGGCCCCGTCTTGTACTCCTCAGGCCATCCAGCGGCGACTAAATGAGATCGAGGCTGCTCTAAGGGAGCTGGAGGCCAGGGGCACAGAGCTGGAGCTGGCTTTGAGGAGCCAAAGCAGTGAGTAAGGATAGGGGAGGGATAAAACTAGGAGACCTCTGCCTCCTGGCACTGTGTTCTGCCCCAGCAACCCCCAAACTGCTAGGTCTGGCTCACAGCAGGCTCTATTCCTCATGCCATGACTCCTATGATCCTGGCTGGAGGCCTGACTGGCCCCCTTTTTTCCTTATCAGGTTCCCCTGAAAAGCAAAAGGCATTATGGGTGGAACAGCTGCTACAGCTCGTCCAGAAGAAAAACAGCCTAGTGGCCGAGGAGGCTGAGCTCATGATCACGTAAGGGGTGTCAGGGTTGGGGAGTGGGGGACAGTGGCATTGAGTCAGGCAGGCCCCAGCCAGGGCTTTGCTCACCCTAGGCATCTAAGCCttttctattcctgccctccaCAGAGTGCAGGAGCTGAACTTGGAGGAGAAACAGTGGCAGCTGGACCAAGAGCTGCGAACCTACATGAACCGGGAAGGTAAGCAGGATGTGGGGAGAGGCTGGTATTTGCACAAGCCTCGTGACTGCAGATACTGCCCAGCAACAGTCTTCCAATCTGAGTACCTCTGAGGCTGAAATGCCTCCTGAATTGCCTCTTGAACTGAAGGACACCAGAGGATGGGGCTCCAAGCGCCTACTCTGCACCTTCAGTCAGAGCTGCACAACTCAGCTTTTACACcagatttcctttaagaatgatGTTGCAGCTAACAATGCTAGAAAACCATTAGTGTTGATAAGCCAATTTCACAGGGTGGGAAACAGCAGGGGTTATAGAAGTCACACAGGCTAGGATTAGGCTGTGCCTCTTGGGCCTCTCTGCCGCATCCTCTGTCCTCTAAGCTTCATCTCCTCCCTTCAGAAACCCTAAAGACAGCTGCCGATCGGCAGGCTGAGGACCAGGTCCTGAGGAAGCTACTGGATGTGGTGAACCAGCGAGATGCTCTCATCCGCCTCCAGGAGGAGCGCAGGCTCAGTGAGCTGGCCTCGGAGCCCGGGGTCCAGGGCTAGAAGAGGGCAGGCTGCCTGACTTATCTGCCAGGAAGACCGCCTTACCCCAGGACAGTGCTACCCTGTGTTCATCTGGGCTGCCTGGGAGAGTGCCTCAGTGTTTACAATAAAAAGTTTCTGACATAAACAGGACTTCTGGCTAGCTGCAGGTGTGAGGTGGGGACTGAGCAGGGAGGGCAGACGGGTGGGAGCCCAAAGGTCTACACTGTGACAATCACACTGACCCCTGGCCCCAGTCACTGCCTCTACAAGGAAAAAGGCCGAGCCACAAAAGTGTCAAGCTTTATTGTtcctcagctctctctctctcctgctgccCTAGGAGCAGGGCTGGCTGAGACTCTGGGCCCAGATCCTGGGCCTCTCTTGCCCTTCCCAGCACATGCTGAAGCTCGGCCCGGGTCCTACACAAGCCCTTGGCCTCCTGCACGTGGAAGAGGTAGAAGGCACCTGCCCCCAGCACCAGTCCTACGCTGGGGGTCCAGAGCAGTAGAGCAGCTTCCCTGATCCATCCTCCGGCCGCCAGGGCACACAGCAACGCTAGGAGAAGAAGCCCTAGACCAACTGCATAGCCGGCCATGGTGGCCCACCAGTGAGCCTGGGCCATGCCCTGGTCCACTTCTGCCCAGGCCTCCCTTAGCACACTGGTCAACGGCGAGCTCTCTGCTGGTCCTACAAGGCAGGAGAGTGGGGAGGCAGAATAACAGTCAGAGTGGAGGGCGTACCTGTGGTGCGGAAGTGCCAAAGAAAAGGATGCGGATGACTCACCATGGGTAGGGCTGGGGTTGTGCTGCGGGGGGCTGTGTCTCACACACAGGGTAGCCATCAGGGCCTCATGATCAGAGAAGGGGGGGCCGCTGTAAGGGTCATGGCCTGTAGTAGTTTTGAAAGTCTTACAGAAGATGTATAGCCCAGACACTGCCTAGGAAAAGGGCCAAAGAGAAACTTCTATTTGGAAGTATGTTTCCAGAGAACCAGTTCCTGGCTATCCATTTTCCAGCTGCCAGTGACGTAAGACTAGACCAGCTGGACAAAGGATCAGCACAGCCTGGTGAGAGATGAAGAGACATGGTGGGTGCGGCGGGGAGAGGCCTGACCTTATAAAGTACATAGTCGATGCGGATGCCTAAGGGAAATGGCCCCAGCTCCTGGTGCTTGACATAGCAGTTCTTGGGTACCATTGTACAGCCTTCTTCAGAACCCTAGGTGAAGAGTGGGCTTGAGTGAGGAtgcaggggaaggaggagggaaagaggcTGAGGGCGTAGGTGGGGAAATAATTAGACAGGTCCTCACCTTGAAGTCCCGGGTCTCCAGATAGGCATCATGCAGCCCGGTCCACTCTTTCAGCAGGCGGCAGCCCAGGTCCTTTGGGTGCAAGTTGAGGTCCCCACACAAGAGAACCACATCAGCCTTCTTGGATGTGTGGCTGGAGGAACCAAGATGGTGAGGCAGGAATTCTTCCCTCATCAGCTCTGCCCTAAAAGTGGGACCTTACAGCCACCACTCAATCCCTCGATCCCACCCTATTTCCCCTGTTAAGCCCAGGCTCACACACTGGATGAACTGGGCCAGTTCCCAAGCTTGGGCCACGCGATGTGCTAGGTAGGTGTCCTTCTGTCGATTGTACTCGGCATGGAGCTGCGAAAGATAGAGGAGACAGTAACAGGTGAGACTCAAGGTCCCAAGGGCAGATGTAAATCAAGTTTGTCATTTGGCATGGTGCTTGGTAAAATGTGTGAACTCTGCCTACTGACCTTAGGAATCCTGCCCCTACAACTCACCCCAAGGAGACTCCACCAAAGgtgtcccctctctccctcccaggaCCAGGCTGCCTCTCCCAGCCCTAAGCACTGTGGGCTTCACTCACGTGGGTCACGTAGGCATTGAGCACCAATCCACTTAGATGGAGTACCAGCAGCCCCACAGCCTTCCCACAGAACCAGTCACAATGATGGATCTGCAGGCAGGAGTGGGACAGAACTCAGAGCACTGCAACCCTCTCTCTGCCCATCCCTTGCAGTCCTGGGAAGGTTACCTCCTTTACCATGTGttagtggaggtgggggagggtggtggaTGAGTTCGAGATCAGGCTCACCATGTAGGGGTAGCCATTGAGGGTGAAGACATGCTGGGTGAATTCCTGGATTGGGTGTTTGGAGAAGACACAGAGACCACTGCCAATGATGCCACTGAAAGCCAAATCCTGGTTAGCGGTCACAAAAGCAGGGAGAGAAATACCCAGCCCCTTCCCCCAGCTCTTATcagcttttttttctctttttgcagcTGATGGAAGCTCACAAAGTGTTAGTTGTTTGTGTGGGGTGATAGGATGGCCTGAGAGTAAGTCTGATGAGCTGCAGAGCTAGATTTTCCTCATTCCACCTTCTGCTTCCACACCCAGAGGAGAGGATGCTGGGGAAGAGGAAGCAGGGTGCAGGCAGCatagggaggaggggctggcaggCCAAGCACCTCAAGGTCTGAAACTAGGCTTCCAGGCCAGTTGGCTGCTCACCTCCTGAAGTAGTGTGCAGCTGGGTAGGTGGGCAACAGCTTCTGTCTCAAGTACTGGAAGTCCTGTTCACTCCACACCTGGGGGAAGGGGTTAAAGATACCTTCCCGGCCCTTCCCCCTGGGAGAGCGCCCCCACTGCCGCTGCCCCCCTGCAGCCTGGTTCCGCACCCCACCTCCTCCAGTAGAGCTAGGTCGAAGCTCTCCATGTTTAGAAAGTCTCCCAGGCGCTTCACGCGGTCGGCGCGATGCTTGCTCAGGTAGGGAATGCCCCTGAGGACGAGAAGCGCAGGGGGGAGGTGACGGCTGCGGGCGCTCGGCGCTCCGGGGCAGTACCGGAGTTGGGGCCAGGGGCCGGCTGTGGAGGTGCGGGTTGCCCCCCGCACCCCGAAGCTGTAGGGCAGGGGAGCGCCGTGGCCCGGATGTGAGGAAGGCCTCCTTCCTCTGGCAGTGCGGGTGCGGGCGGGACGCGGCCCCAGACCCGCGTGAGGGGGCGCACTCACCAGCAGTTGAGGTTAAAGACCCTCAGTCGCAGGGTGAAGTTGGGCTTCATGGCGGGGACGCTGGGCGGCGCGGGACGGTTCGGCCTCCAGAGCGACGGCCGCGGCGGGGGACACGGGCGGGCGGCGGTCCTCCCGGGGCACTGCGTACAGGTGGCCGCCCGGCTCCCGCGCTCCCCGGAAGGCCGCGGCGCCCAAGTGCACGCGCCTGGGGGCAGATTCTCGCGTTACCCAGGCAACCGGCCGGCGGGGCCCCAACCTGGCGGCGCGCCAACCCGGAAAGTCTGGCGCTGACCCGAGGCAACAGCCGCGCTGGAGGACCCTGGGCGATCCCAGAGGGATCCCAGAGGCGGGGGCGGTTGGGGGCTCCCCGGGTGGGGGCTCCCAGAGGAGGTTCTGGGCAGCGGCGAACCGGACTGAGGCACTCGGGACGTGGACTCCGCGTTCCTTTTCTCTGAAGCTCGTCCCTGGTGGCGACTGCCTATGGGTCCTCTCCAGCCTCTCCGCCGGTTCGACAGCAACAGGCGCAAAGTTGAGGAAAGGCCGGGCCTTCGCCGACCGCCCCGCCCGTCGCCCCGCCCCCCTTTCCCCCCGCGAgcagcgggggcggggccgcgccGTGGTTGCCCTGGCGACGCGCAGTGTTTGTGACCCCAGGAGTCCCCGCGCGCAGGCATGGCGAGCCAGCAGCACTCGGTTCCGTGCATCTCGCGGTCGCCACCCGAGCAGCCGCTTCAGGTGAAGGTGGTGGGGCTTTTCAAGAGT encodes the following:
- the MICAL1 gene encoding F-actin-monooxygenase MICAL1 isoform X1 produces the protein MASTISTNPAHAHFESFLQAQLCQDVLSSFQGLCGALGVEPGGGLSQYHKVKAQLNYWNAKSLWAKLDKRASQPVYQQGRACTGTKCLVVGAGPCGLRAAVELAMLGARVVLVEKRTKFSRHNVLHLWPFTIHDLRALGAKKFYGRFCTGSLDHISIRQLQLLLLKVALLLGVEIHWGITFTGLQPPPKKGSGWRAQLQPSPPAQLAKYEFDVLISAAGGKFVPEGFTVREMRGKLAIGITANFVNGRTVEETQVPEISGVARIYNQSFFQSLLKATGIDLENIVYYKDDTHYFVMTAKKQCLLRLGVLHKDWPDTERLLGSANVVPEALQRFARAAADFATHGKLGKLEFARDAHGRPDVSAFDFTSMMRAESSARVQERHGTRLLLGLVGDCLVEPFWPLGTGVARGFLAAFDAAWMVKRWAEGAGPLEVLAERESLYQLLSQTSPENMHRNVAQYGLDPATRYPNLNLRAVTPSQVRDLYDMEAKEPVQRMSDETDSGKAATGAVGSQEELLRWCQEQTAGYPGVHVTDLSSSWADGLALCALVHRLRPALLEPSELQGMGALEATSWALKMAEHELGITPVLSAQAMVAGSDPLGLIAYLSHFHSAFKSVPHNPGSVSQGSPGTASAVLFLGKLQRTLQRTRTQENGEDAGGKKPRLEVKAETPSTEEPPVPKPDEPMTPPSQQQDASAEDLCALCGQHLYILERLCADGRFFHRSCFRCHICEATLWPGGYRQHPGDGYLYCLQHLPQTGHEEDSSDRGPESQDLPMSSENNTPSGPATPVDLHQGTSPVPNPIQPTRRLIRLSSPERQRLSSLHLTPDPEMEPPPKPPRSCSTLAHQALEASFKGWGMPVQSPQVLEAMEMGEEERSSSSEEETEEEEDVPLDSDMEHFLRNLAENSGTMNNYPTWRRTLLRRAKEEEMKRFCKAQAIQRRLNEIEAALRELEARGTELELALRSQSSSPEKQKALWVEQLLQLVQKKNSLVAEEAELMITVQELNLEEKQWQLDQELRTYMNREETLKTAADRQAEDQVLRKLLDVVNQRDALIRLQEERRLSELASEPGVQG
- the MICAL1 gene encoding F-actin-monooxygenase MICAL1 isoform X2, with amino-acid sequence MLGARVVLVEKRTKFSRHNVLHLWPFTIHDLRALGAKKFYGRFCTGSLDHISIRQLQLLLLKVALLLGVEIHWGITFTGLQPPPKKGSGWRAQLQPSPPAQLAKYEFDVLISAAGGKFVPEGFTVREMRGKLAIGITANFVNGRTVEETQVPEISGVARIYNQSFFQSLLKATGIDLENIVYYKDDTHYFVMTAKKQCLLRLGVLHKDWPDTERLLGSANVVPEALQRFARAAADFATHGKLGKLEFARDAHGRPDVSAFDFTSMMRAESSARVQERHGTRLLLGLVGDCLVEPFWPLGTGVARGFLAAFDAAWMVKRWAEGAGPLEVLAERESLYQLLSQTSPENMHRNVAQYGLDPATRYPNLNLRAVTPSQVRDLYDMEAKEPVQRMSDETDSGKAATGAVGSQEELLRWCQEQTAGYPGVHVTDLSSSWADGLALCALVHRLRPALLEPSELQGMGALEATSWALKMAEHELGITPVLSAQAMVAGSDPLGLIAYLSHFHSAFKSVPHNPGSVSQGSPGTASAVLFLGKLQRTLQRTRTQENGEDAGGKKPRLEVKAETPSTEEPPVPKPDEPMTPPSQQQDASAEDLCALCGQHLYILERLCADGRFFHRSCFRCHICEATLWPGGYRQHPGDGYLYCLQHLPQTGHEEDSSDRGPESQDLPMSSENNTPSGPATPVDLHQGTSPVPNPIQPTRRLIRLSSPERQRLSSLHLTPDPEMEPPPKPPRSCSTLAHQALEASFKGWGMPVQSPQVLEAMEMGEEERSSSSEEETEEEEDVPLDSDMEHFLRNLAENSGTMNNYPTWRRTLLRRAKEEEMKRFCKAQAIQRRLNEIEAALRELEARGTELELALRSQSSSPEKQKALWVEQLLQLVQKKNSLVAEEAELMITVQELNLEEKQWQLDQELRTYMNREETLKTAADRQAEDQVLRKLLDVVNQRDALIRLQEERRLSELASEPGVQG